A part of Paenarthrobacter sp. A20 genomic DNA contains:
- a CDS encoding App1 family protein: protein MSPRPMKPRPQSDAVESDGPKPAANARRHLAMRLDDAWLGFQTRIAIRRGRVETVIPYTGYGSTSWVRVLARVVRSDPRDAAGHAKPLQESMRGWRNFTSAPVANAAVKVTIDGTVHDVVADRGGVVDARIPVALDAGWHAITLQSGESRVVEAPVRIVADDADFGVVSDIDDTVMVTALPRPFLAAWNTFVLNEHARTPTPGMAVLYERIARTAPSAPVLYLSTGAWNVAPTLSRFLSRNLYPAGPKLLTDWGPTPDRWFRSGQEHKRNSLERLAEEFPHVKWLLVGDDGQHDEAIYSEFAQQHPENVRAIAIRQLSAGEAVLAGGRSKSGGQPTPGVPWIYAPDGAGMSAQLEELGIIR, encoded by the coding sequence ATGTCTCCCCGTCCCATGAAACCGCGCCCCCAGTCCGACGCCGTTGAAAGCGACGGGCCCAAACCGGCGGCCAACGCACGTCGCCACCTCGCCATGAGGCTCGACGACGCGTGGCTGGGTTTCCAGACCCGCATTGCCATCCGGCGTGGCCGGGTAGAGACAGTAATTCCCTATACGGGCTACGGTTCCACGTCCTGGGTCCGGGTTCTCGCCCGGGTTGTACGGAGCGACCCCCGGGACGCTGCGGGCCACGCCAAGCCGTTGCAGGAAAGCATGCGCGGCTGGCGAAACTTCACGAGTGCCCCCGTGGCCAACGCCGCAGTGAAAGTCACTATCGACGGCACCGTTCATGACGTCGTCGCAGACCGCGGCGGAGTGGTGGATGCTCGGATCCCGGTAGCCCTCGACGCCGGGTGGCACGCCATCACGCTGCAGTCCGGTGAGTCCCGGGTAGTGGAGGCGCCCGTACGGATTGTCGCGGACGACGCAGACTTCGGCGTCGTATCCGACATCGACGACACCGTCATGGTCACTGCGCTGCCCCGTCCGTTCCTGGCCGCCTGGAACACGTTCGTCCTTAACGAGCACGCGAGGACGCCCACCCCCGGGATGGCCGTGCTGTACGAACGGATTGCCCGGACAGCCCCCTCAGCTCCCGTGTTGTACCTGTCCACGGGAGCATGGAACGTGGCACCCACGCTGTCACGGTTCCTGTCGCGCAATTTGTATCCTGCCGGCCCCAAGCTCCTGACCGACTGGGGCCCCACCCCTGACCGCTGGTTCCGCAGCGGCCAGGAGCACAAGAGGAACTCCCTGGAGCGCCTCGCCGAAGAGTTCCCGCACGTCAAGTGGCTGCTGGTGGGCGACGACGGGCAACATGACGAAGCCATCTATTCCGAATTCGCCCAGCAGCATCCCGAAAACGTCAGGGCAATCGCGATCCGCCAACTCTCGGCCGGCGAAGCCGTACTCGCCGGTGGCCGTTCCAAGTCCGGGGGCCAGCCCACTCCTGGCGTCCCGTGGATCTACGCCCCGGACGGTGCCGGGATGTCCGCGCAGCTCGAGGAGTTGGGGATTATCCGGTGA
- a CDS encoding CoA-acylating methylmalonate-semialdehyde dehydrogenase has protein sequence MTEINQLHVVPHWIGGAESPSAGDRTAPVFDPALGRETKLVNLGNAEDIESAISSAHKAFPAWRDMSITKRQQIIFRFRELLNERKGELAGIITSEHGKVVSDALGEITRGQEVVELATGFPHLIKGEHSENVSTGVDVYSTKAPLGVVGIISPFNFPAMVPLWFLPIAIAAGNTVVLKPSEKDPTAANWLAALFTEAGLPDGVFNVLHGDKEAVDGLLEHPDVKAISFVGSTPIAQYIYETAARNGKRVQALGGAKNHMLVLPDADLELTADAAINAGFGSAGERCMAISVVVAVEPVADALIGKITDRMSTLKIGDGRRNCDMGPLVTRQHRDKVASYIDVAIEDGAKVVVDGRGIEVDGDQNGFWLGPTLIDDVPVTSRVYTEEIFGPVLAVVRVKSYEEGLHLINSGAFGNGTAIFTNDGGAARRFQTEVEVGMVGINVPIPVPVAYYSFGGFKDSIFGSSKAYGLQGFQFFTREKAITSRWLDPSHGGINLGFPQN, from the coding sequence GTGACTGAAATCAACCAACTCCACGTCGTCCCGCACTGGATCGGTGGCGCCGAGTCGCCGTCGGCCGGGGATCGCACGGCCCCTGTCTTCGATCCGGCCCTCGGCCGGGAAACCAAGCTGGTCAACCTCGGGAACGCGGAAGACATCGAGTCGGCCATCTCTTCGGCCCACAAGGCATTCCCGGCCTGGCGCGATATGTCCATCACCAAGCGACAGCAAATCATCTTCCGCTTCCGGGAACTGCTGAATGAGCGCAAGGGCGAACTCGCCGGCATCATCACCTCCGAGCACGGCAAGGTGGTCTCCGACGCCCTTGGTGAAATCACCCGCGGCCAGGAAGTCGTGGAACTGGCCACCGGCTTCCCGCACCTCATCAAGGGTGAGCATTCGGAAAATGTCTCCACCGGCGTCGACGTTTACTCCACCAAGGCCCCGCTGGGCGTTGTGGGGATCATCAGCCCGTTCAACTTCCCGGCCATGGTGCCGCTGTGGTTCCTGCCGATCGCCATCGCCGCCGGCAACACCGTGGTGTTGAAGCCGAGCGAAAAGGACCCGACGGCGGCCAACTGGCTCGCTGCCCTGTTCACCGAGGCCGGGCTTCCTGATGGTGTCTTCAACGTGCTGCACGGCGACAAGGAAGCAGTGGATGGGCTTCTGGAGCACCCGGACGTCAAAGCGATTTCCTTTGTCGGTTCCACACCGATTGCCCAGTACATCTACGAGACCGCTGCCCGCAACGGCAAGCGCGTCCAGGCGCTGGGCGGGGCGAAGAACCACATGTTGGTCCTGCCCGACGCCGACCTCGAGTTGACTGCCGACGCCGCCATCAACGCCGGCTTCGGTTCCGCCGGTGAACGCTGCATGGCCATCAGCGTGGTGGTCGCCGTCGAACCGGTCGCCGACGCGCTGATCGGGAAGATCACCGACCGCATGTCCACCCTGAAGATCGGCGATGGCCGACGCAACTGCGATATGGGCCCGCTTGTCACCCGCCAGCACCGCGACAAGGTGGCGTCCTACATTGACGTCGCCATCGAGGACGGCGCCAAGGTCGTGGTGGACGGCCGCGGCATCGAGGTGGACGGGGACCAGAACGGTTTCTGGCTTGGCCCGACGCTCATCGACGACGTTCCGGTCACCTCCCGGGTGTACACCGAGGAAATCTTCGGCCCCGTGCTGGCCGTGGTCCGCGTGAAGAGCTACGAAGAGGGCCTGCACCTGATCAACTCCGGCGCCTTCGGCAACGGCACGGCGATCTTCACGAACGACGGCGGCGCCGCCCGCCGCTTCCAGACCGAGGTCGAGGTGGGCATGGTGGGCATCAATGTGCCGATCCCCGTGCCCGTGGCCTACTACTCCTTCGGCGGCTTCAAGGACTCCATCTTCGGCAGCTCCAAGGCCTACGGCCTGCAGGGCTTCCAGTTCTTCACCCGCGAGAAGGCCATCACGTCACGTTGGCTCGACCCCAGCCACGGCGGCATCAACCTGGGCTTCCCGCAAAACTAA
- a CDS encoding IS110 family transposase, protein MITNHDGVEVFIGLDVGKGVHHAVAVDRAGRKLLDRALPNDEAKIREIIAELVDAGRVLLVVDQPATIGALPVAVAQAAGVLVGYLPGLAMRRIADLHPGEAKTDARDAFIIAEAARTMPHALRSVQLVDEQLAELSMLCGFDEDLAKQATATSNRIRGLLTQIHPALERVLGPYMDHPAVHDLLRTWPTPEALRHAGRRRIGTRLSKLAPRMGERLADDIIEALGRQTVTVVGTNAATIVLPQLAAMLAGLHESRATVLTQVEALVEAHPLHPVLMSLPAVGIRTAARILTEVAGKEFPTAGHLASYAGLAPVTWRSGSSIRGDHSSRKGNKVLKRTLFLSAFAALHDPPSRAYYERKRAEGKRHNQALIALARRRCDTLYAMLRDGTLYQPPTPKTA, encoded by the coding sequence ATGATCACGAACCACGACGGTGTCGAGGTGTTTATTGGGCTGGATGTTGGCAAGGGCGTCCATCATGCCGTTGCCGTGGATCGGGCCGGCAGGAAATTACTGGACCGGGCGCTGCCCAACGATGAAGCCAAAATCCGGGAAATCATCGCCGAACTTGTGGACGCCGGACGTGTGTTGCTGGTCGTTGACCAGCCAGCGACTATCGGCGCGTTGCCGGTAGCGGTTGCCCAGGCCGCCGGGGTGCTGGTCGGCTACCTGCCGGGGCTGGCGATGCGCCGGATCGCGGATCTTCACCCCGGAGAGGCGAAGACCGATGCCCGGGACGCGTTCATCATCGCCGAGGCCGCCAGGACCATGCCGCATGCCCTGCGCTCGGTTCAGTTGGTCGATGAGCAGCTCGCTGAGCTGAGCATGCTTTGCGGGTTCGACGAGGATCTGGCCAAGCAGGCCACGGCGACTTCGAACCGGATCCGTGGGCTGCTCACCCAGATCCACCCAGCTCTGGAAAGGGTGCTGGGACCCTACATGGACCACCCGGCGGTGCATGACCTGCTGCGGACCTGGCCTACCCCTGAAGCGCTCCGTCACGCGGGCCGGCGCCGGATCGGGACCCGGCTGAGCAAACTCGCGCCGCGGATGGGTGAACGTCTTGCCGATGACATCATCGAGGCCTTGGGCCGGCAAACAGTCACTGTCGTAGGAACGAACGCCGCGACCATCGTGCTGCCCCAGCTCGCGGCCATGCTCGCCGGGCTCCACGAAAGCCGCGCCACGGTCCTCACCCAGGTCGAAGCTCTCGTGGAGGCCCACCCTCTTCACCCGGTCCTGATGTCTCTGCCGGCCGTGGGCATCAGGACCGCCGCACGAATCCTCACCGAAGTCGCCGGGAAAGAGTTCCCCACCGCCGGGCACCTGGCCTCTTACGCCGGGCTGGCCCCCGTCACCTGGCGATCCGGGTCCTCCATCCGCGGCGACCATTCCTCAAGAAAAGGCAACAAAGTCCTCAAACGAACCCTGTTCCTCTCCGCATTCGCTGCGCTCCACGACCCACCGTCCCGGGCATACTACGAACGCAAACGAGCCGAAGGAAAACGCCACAACCAAGCACTCATCGCCCTCGCACGACGACGCTGCGACACCCTCTACGCCATGCTCCGCGACGGCACCCTCTACCAACCCCCAACACCCAAAACCGCTTGA
- a CDS encoding PucR family transcriptional regulator ligand-binding domain-containing protein, with product MPPTINTILHKGSLNLRLVTPEAADPAADASVSWVHSSDLDDPTPFLDAGQLLLTDGTQFPVGDAPVSLYSDYVERLVKHGISGLGFATQVIHGALPAGLVEACRTQGLPLLEVPDRTPFIAVIRFVADWLAREQNARSEWSLQAQRAIARAALRPDGLRSILAELERQLHGWVALFDAAGNHILMPNNRPVPSALMPGVEEAVRKSLDQGSRSVSQLTVDGEQITLQTLGRRHHLRGVLVLGAIEPLDPARTDIINSVIALASLALEQTRNLDTARRHLRAGVFEQLLAGSTDVAERTARQVWGRLPANPLVVTLAQPPGQGQNLLEALELLSDDHRGAVFYAQRNENIVVLAGPALQQKVTVLLERYGATAGSSGETDFGHLDKALKEAGRSLQRASELSRPLVAFDEISQGGMLGLLHREEAGSVARRLIEPLAKHDESEQTQLLPTVTAWLANNCVWDRTARQLGVHRHTLRNRIDAAGTVLGLNLDSLRDRLELFAAVEFLEER from the coding sequence ATGCCGCCAACTATCAACACGATCCTCCACAAGGGCTCGCTGAACCTGAGGCTGGTGACCCCGGAGGCCGCAGATCCCGCGGCGGATGCTTCGGTGTCCTGGGTCCATAGTTCGGACCTTGACGACCCCACCCCGTTCCTCGACGCCGGGCAACTGCTCCTGACGGATGGAACGCAATTTCCTGTCGGCGATGCCCCTGTTTCCCTTTACAGCGATTACGTGGAGCGGTTGGTCAAACACGGGATCAGCGGCCTCGGTTTTGCCACTCAAGTGATCCACGGTGCACTGCCGGCAGGGCTGGTTGAGGCATGCCGGACCCAAGGGTTGCCCTTGCTCGAGGTCCCCGACAGGACTCCCTTCATCGCTGTCATACGGTTCGTTGCGGACTGGTTGGCGAGGGAACAGAACGCGCGGTCTGAGTGGTCGCTCCAAGCCCAACGGGCCATCGCGCGGGCCGCCCTTCGTCCCGACGGACTGCGATCCATATTGGCCGAACTCGAACGGCAACTGCATGGCTGGGTAGCCCTGTTCGACGCCGCAGGAAACCACATCCTGATGCCCAACAACCGTCCCGTGCCCTCTGCCCTGATGCCTGGAGTGGAAGAAGCCGTGCGGAAATCCCTCGACCAAGGATCGCGTTCTGTGTCGCAACTGACGGTCGACGGCGAGCAGATCACCCTGCAGACGCTGGGCCGCAGGCACCATTTGCGCGGAGTCTTGGTCCTGGGCGCCATCGAACCCCTGGACCCGGCCCGCACGGACATCATCAACAGCGTGATTGCTTTGGCAAGCCTTGCACTGGAGCAGACGCGAAACCTGGATACGGCACGCCGCCACCTGCGTGCAGGCGTTTTCGAGCAATTGCTGGCGGGAAGCACGGATGTTGCTGAGCGCACGGCCCGGCAGGTCTGGGGCCGGCTGCCTGCGAACCCCTTGGTGGTGACCTTGGCGCAGCCTCCCGGGCAGGGACAGAACCTCTTGGAAGCGCTGGAGTTGTTGTCGGACGACCACCGCGGTGCCGTCTTCTACGCCCAGCGGAACGAGAACATCGTGGTGCTGGCCGGGCCAGCCCTCCAGCAAAAGGTCACTGTCCTCCTGGAAAGGTACGGCGCAACCGCGGGCTCTTCCGGGGAAACGGACTTCGGCCACCTCGACAAGGCATTGAAGGAAGCCGGGCGATCATTGCAACGGGCGTCGGAACTCTCCCGCCCACTGGTGGCCTTCGATGAGATTTCGCAAGGCGGGATGCTGGGCCTGCTGCACCGGGAAGAGGCTGGGTCAGTTGCTCGGCGCCTGATTGAGCCGTTGGCCAAGCATGATGAATCGGAGCAGACCCAACTGTTGCCGACGGTCACTGCGTGGCTGGCGAACAACTGCGTCTGGGACCGGACGGCACGGCAGTTGGGGGTTCACCGGCACACCCTCAGGAACCGCATTGATGCTGCGGGCACCGTCCTGGGACTCAACCTCGACAGCCTGCGCGACAGGCTGGAACTGTTCGCCGCCGTCGAGTTCCTGGAAGAGCGTTAG